In Populus nigra chromosome 1, ddPopNigr1.1, whole genome shotgun sequence, one genomic interval encodes:
- the LOC133692286 gene encoding CASP-like protein 1F3, translated as MASPQNTSEKKNFQANSPGGMPTASQSQTSLIMAQITLRFLALAFTVTAIPVMITAKEPVSLLGLAITPSYKQSSAMKFLLGVNATVFAFTVLSMLFVWPLRRSGSKPINYFFLHLHDMVMTLLLISGCAAATAVGYLSQYGQPETYWSPICDIVKKFCHQMLISTVLSYLAFFCYLALNILSVHKLMSRATE; from the exons atggctTCTCCACAGAAtacttcagaaaaaaaaaatttccaagcCAACTCTCCAGGAGGCATGCCAACCGCAAGTCAATCACAGACAAGTCTCATCATGGCTCAAATTACACTAAGGTTCTTAGCCCTTGCTTTCACTGTGACTGCTATCCCCGTAATGATCACTGCAAAGGAACCAGTCTCTCTTCTCGGGCTGGCCATTACACCAAGTTACAAACAAAGTTCTGCCATGAA GTTTTTGCTTGGTGTCAATGCAACTGTGTTTGCCTTCACTGTGTTGTCAATGCTCTTTGTTTGGCCTCTCAGGCGCTCAGGATCAAAGcctatcaattatttttttcttcatttgcatGACATG GTGATGACGCTGTTGTTGATTTCTGGTTGTGCAGCAGCAACAGCTGTGGGTTATTTGAGTCAATATGGGCAACCAGAGACTTATTGGTCTCCTATTTGCGATATTGTGAAGAAGTTCTGCCACCAAATGTTGATATCTACTGTGCTATCTTACCTTGCTTTCTTTTGCTACTTGGCACTTAATATTCTATCTGTGCACAAACTCATGTCTCGAGCAACTGAGTGA
- the LOC133692273 gene encoding uncharacterized protein LOC133692273 isoform X1 — translation MGCSASMYAVGKRKNTCIPEVVVYVPSMRIPAQSDLQRPLRGLILQDLVDRLACLRNQIVLVAEDTGGSAVAELRRALEEYLPLLIGLTKKEHGLEGLVEFNWKNLEDGRLKENSVANSWFELLSVIHMIAMLNLSEANSMMIPKDHSGSGIRVVSSDCKRDSVDLLLKASGCLVFCVREIMAHLAPDIKKKFSEDFQDGVLEAISIQALGQGTEIQLGLAVESQKVSLSVKRRLACEQLIYFGQAYHCLSESNTSNMHGKKHLCFIKWKFLEAKAAAYYYHGLILDKGTEPACHVTAVCCFLAADGLLSESKKACLTFCLTAPVTRSPPLWGAMKHLHQKIPEVAARKSQMYGYLLEEEKALQTPPDLPDFQLSLAPDDYLLPEIDSAWDRNKWEIQSQPLKEHPKDSEDETETE, via the exons atggggTGCAGTGCTTCTATGTACGCAGTCGGGAAGAGAAAGAACACATGTATACCAGAAGTGGTGGTGTACGTTCCTTCTATGAGAATACCAGCACAATCTGATCTTCAAAGGCCACTTAGAGGGTTAATTCTTCAAGATCTTGTTGATAGGCTGGCCTGTCTTCGCAATCAGATTGTGTTAGTGGCTGAGGATACTG GTGGATCTGCTGTAGCTGAACTGAGGAGGGCATTGGAAGAGTACTTGCCTCTTCTGATTGGGCTCACCAAGAAAG AACATGGACTTGAGGGCTTGGTGGAATTCAACTGGAAAAATCTGGAAGATGGCCGGCTG AAGGAAAACTCTGTGGCAAACTCCTGGTTTGAATTACTATCTGTCATTCACATGATAGCAATGCTTAATTTGTCGGAGGCTAACTCGATGATGATCCCTAAGGATCACTCTGGTTCTGGCATTAGGGTTGTATCTTCAG ATTGTAAGAGGGATTCTGTTGATTTACTGCTTAAGGCATCAGGATGCTTGGTATTCTGCGTCCGTGAAATCATGGCTCATTTAGCACCAGATATCAA gaaaaagttttcaGAAGATTTTCAGGATGGTGTCCTGGAGGCTATATCAATTCAAGCACTAGGCCAG GGAACTGAAATTCAGCTTGGTTTAGCTGTCGAAAGTCAAAAGGTTTCATTGTCGGTGAAGAGGAGGTTGGCATGTGAACAGCTGATCTACTTCGGTCAG GCTTATCACTGCTTGTCAGAGTCTAACACGAGTAATATGCATGGAAAGAAGCATCTCTGTTTCATCAAGTGGAAGTTCCTTGAAGCAAAG GCTGCAGCTTACTACTACCATGGTCTGATCCTTGACAAGGGCACTGAACCAGCCTGTCATGTTACTGCTGTATGCTGTTTTCTAGCTGCAGATGGACTTTTGTCAGAGAGCAAGAAGGCCTGCTTAACTTTTTGCCTCACTGCTCCTGTTACCAG ATCCCCTCCACTTTGGGGTGCAATGAAGCACTTGCATCAGAAAATTCCTGAAGTTGCAGCAAGGAAGTCTCAGATGTATGGCTACCTCTTGGAAGAAGAGAA GGCTCTACAAACACCGCCTGACCTACCAGATTTCCAATTGTCATTAGCACCCGATGACTATTTATTGCCTGAAATAGATTCAGCATGGGATCGCAACAAGTGGGAAATCCAGAGCCAGCCCTTAAAAGAGCACCCCAAAGATTCTGAAGATGAGACTGAAACTGAATGA
- the LOC133692273 gene encoding uncharacterized protein LOC133692273 isoform X2: MGCSASMYAVGKRKNTCIPEVVVYVPSMRIPAQSDLQRPLRGLILQDLVDRLACLRNQIVLVAEDTGGSAVAELRRALEEYLPLLIGLTKKEHGLEGLVEFNWKNLEDGRLENSVANSWFELLSVIHMIAMLNLSEANSMMIPKDHSGSGIRVVSSDCKRDSVDLLLKASGCLVFCVREIMAHLAPDIKKKFSEDFQDGVLEAISIQALGQGTEIQLGLAVESQKVSLSVKRRLACEQLIYFGQAYHCLSESNTSNMHGKKHLCFIKWKFLEAKAAAYYYHGLILDKGTEPACHVTAVCCFLAADGLLSESKKACLTFCLTAPVTRSPPLWGAMKHLHQKIPEVAARKSQMYGYLLEEEKALQTPPDLPDFQLSLAPDDYLLPEIDSAWDRNKWEIQSQPLKEHPKDSEDETETE, encoded by the exons atggggTGCAGTGCTTCTATGTACGCAGTCGGGAAGAGAAAGAACACATGTATACCAGAAGTGGTGGTGTACGTTCCTTCTATGAGAATACCAGCACAATCTGATCTTCAAAGGCCACTTAGAGGGTTAATTCTTCAAGATCTTGTTGATAGGCTGGCCTGTCTTCGCAATCAGATTGTGTTAGTGGCTGAGGATACTG GTGGATCTGCTGTAGCTGAACTGAGGAGGGCATTGGAAGAGTACTTGCCTCTTCTGATTGGGCTCACCAAGAAAG AACATGGACTTGAGGGCTTGGTGGAATTCAACTGGAAAAATCTGGAAGATGGCCGGCTG GAAAACTCTGTGGCAAACTCCTGGTTTGAATTACTATCTGTCATTCACATGATAGCAATGCTTAATTTGTCGGAGGCTAACTCGATGATGATCCCTAAGGATCACTCTGGTTCTGGCATTAGGGTTGTATCTTCAG ATTGTAAGAGGGATTCTGTTGATTTACTGCTTAAGGCATCAGGATGCTTGGTATTCTGCGTCCGTGAAATCATGGCTCATTTAGCACCAGATATCAA gaaaaagttttcaGAAGATTTTCAGGATGGTGTCCTGGAGGCTATATCAATTCAAGCACTAGGCCAG GGAACTGAAATTCAGCTTGGTTTAGCTGTCGAAAGTCAAAAGGTTTCATTGTCGGTGAAGAGGAGGTTGGCATGTGAACAGCTGATCTACTTCGGTCAG GCTTATCACTGCTTGTCAGAGTCTAACACGAGTAATATGCATGGAAAGAAGCATCTCTGTTTCATCAAGTGGAAGTTCCTTGAAGCAAAG GCTGCAGCTTACTACTACCATGGTCTGATCCTTGACAAGGGCACTGAACCAGCCTGTCATGTTACTGCTGTATGCTGTTTTCTAGCTGCAGATGGACTTTTGTCAGAGAGCAAGAAGGCCTGCTTAACTTTTTGCCTCACTGCTCCTGTTACCAG ATCCCCTCCACTTTGGGGTGCAATGAAGCACTTGCATCAGAAAATTCCTGAAGTTGCAGCAAGGAAGTCTCAGATGTATGGCTACCTCTTGGAAGAAGAGAA GGCTCTACAAACACCGCCTGACCTACCAGATTTCCAATTGTCATTAGCACCCGATGACTATTTATTGCCTGAAATAGATTCAGCATGGGATCGCAACAAGTGGGAAATCCAGAGCCAGCCCTTAAAAGAGCACCCCAAAGATTCTGAAGATGAGACTGAAACTGAATGA